One genomic segment of Ricinus communis isolate WT05 ecotype wild-type chromosome 5, ASM1957865v1, whole genome shotgun sequence includes these proteins:
- the LOC8268763 gene encoding uncharacterized protein LOC8268763 — translation MENPSDPKLESSSPQQQPQGKNNPQNDANENISGGSLPPNAMPISRLEVTTPTQFTIDTAPRPSAHIRVRAGTKNGGGVNAGADKGFRKKRGRSLSYDGDVRPKRRADTGLPSTCAVCERKFPTIYALFGHLRMHNKRDWRGAFPPPVYNPDWVENGGSNVDQSLQQPAATQQVEEKEVIPELLDVAQEILKKMQQENISNVTDPIKKLEFDLNLLPQENSSGPSSNMASSQEKIATRFDLNFPPPKEDNDDPPAI, via the coding sequence ATGGAGAACCCCAGTGACCCTAAGCTTGAGAGTTCCTCCCCTCAGCAACAACCTCAAGGCAAAAACAATCCACAAAATGATGCAAATGAAAACATTTCTGGTGGGTCTTTACCACCCAATGCTATGCCTATCTCTAGACTTGAAGTTACCACGCCTACCCAATTTACTATTGACACTGCTCCAAGGCCTAGTGCTCATATTAGGGTTCGAGCAGGAACCAAAAATGGTGGTGGTGTCAATGCAGGTGCTGATAAGGGTTTtcggaagaagagaggaagaagcTTAAGCTATGATGGTGACGTGAGGCCTAAGAGAAGAGCTGATACTGGATTACCATCTACTTGTGCTGTTTGTGAAAGAAAATTCCCAACTATTTATGCACTCTTTGGGCATCTTCGTATGCATAACAAGAGGGATTGGAGAGGGGCTTTTCCTCCTCCGGTGTATAATCCAGATTGGGTTGAAAATGGTGGTAGCAATGTTGATCAGAGTCTACAACAACCAGCAGCAACTCAACAAGTGGAAGAAAAGGAGGTGATACCAGAACTTCTTGATGTTGCTCAAGaaatcttaaagaaaatgCAACAAGAAAACATCAGTAACGTTACTGATCCAATCAAGAAACTTGAATTTGATCTTAATCTTCTTCCCCAAGAAAACTCTTCTGGTCCATCATCTAACATGGCTTCTTCTCAAGAAAAGATAGCTACTAGGTTTGATCTTAATTTCCCTCCTCCAAAAGAAGATAATGATGATCCACCAGCAATTTGA
- the LOC8268764 gene encoding catalase isozyme 2 → MDPYKFRPSSAYNSPFFTTNSGAPVWNNNNSLTVGSRGPILLEDYHLVEKLANFDRERIPERVVHARGASAKGFFEVTHNISHLTCADFLRAPGVQTPVIVRFSTVIHERGSPETLRDPRGFAVKFYTREGNFDLVGNNFPVFFIRDGMKFPDMVHALKPNPKSHIQENWRILDFFSHHPESLHMFTFLFDDIGIPQDYRHMDGSGVNTYTLINKAGKARYVKFHWKATCGVKSLLEEDAIRVGGANHSHATQDLYDSIAAGNYPEWKLFIQTIDPDEEDRFDFDPLDVTKTWPEDIIPLQPVGRLVLNKNIDNFFAENEQLAFCPSIVVPGVYYSDDKLLQTRIFSYSDTQRHRLGPNYLQLPANAPKCAHHNNHHEGFMNIMHRDEEVNYFPSRYDPARHAEQHPIPPRILSGKREKCIILKENNFKQPGERYRSFTPDRKERFIRRWVEALTDTRITYEIRSIWISYWSQADKSLGQKLASHLNMRPTM, encoded by the exons ATGGATCCTTACAAG TTTCGACCATCAAGCGCCTATAATTCTCCTTTCTTCACTACAAACTCTGGTGCTCCTGTCTGGAACAACAACAACTCCTTGACTGTTGGGTCCAGAG GGCCGATTTTGCTGGAGGACTATCATTTGGTGGAAAAGCTTGCAAATTTTGACAGGGAAAGAATTCCAGAGAGAGTTGTTCATGCTAGAGGTGCAAGTGCAAAAGGGTTCTTTGAAGTAACTCATAATATCTCTCATCTTACCTGTGCTGATTTCCTTCGAGCTCCTGGAGTTCAAACCCCTGTTATTGTTAGGTTCTCTACTGTTATTCATGAACGTGGCAGTCCTGAAACTCTTAGAGACCCTCGTGGTTTTGCTGTCAAGTTCTACACTAGGGAG GGTAATTTTGATTTGGTGGGCAACAATTTCCCTGTCTTTTTCATCCGTGATGGAATGAAGTTCCCTGACATGGTTCATGCTCTGAAGCCCAATCCCAAGTCACATATTCAGGAGAACTGGAGGATACTAGACTTCTTCTCCCACCACCCTGAGAGCTTGCACATGTTCACCTTTCTCTTTGATGACATAGGTATTCCTCAGGATTACAGGCACATGGATGGTTCTGGTGTAAACACCTACACTTTGATCAACAAGGCTGGGAAAGCACGCTATGTCAAATTCCATTGGAAAGCCACTTGTGGAGTTAAGAGTTTATTGGAAGAGGATGCCATAAGAGTTGGTGGAGCTAACCACAGTCATGCCACTCAGGATCTCTATGACTCAATTGCAGCTGGAAACTACCCCGAGTGGAAGCTCTTCATTCAGACAATTGACCCTGATGAGGAAGACAGGTTCGACTTCGATCCACTTGATGTGACCAAGACTTGGCCTGAGGACATCATACCATTGCAGCCTGTGGGTCGCTTGGTTTTGAACAAAAACATTGATAACTTCTTTGCTGAGAATGAGCAACTTGCATTTTGCCCTTCTATTGTGGTGCCTGGTGTATATTACTCAGATGATAAGCTGCTGCAAACTAGAATCTTCTCCTATTCTGACACCCAGAGGCACCGTCTTGGACCAAATTATCTGCAGCTTCCAGCAAATGCTCCCAAGTGCGCTCATCACAACAATCACCATGAAGGTTTCATGAACATTATGCATAGGGATGAGGAG GTCAATTATTTCCCTTCAAGGTATGATCCTGCTCGTCATGCAGAGCAGCACCCAATTCCTCCTCGCATTTTATCTGGCAAGCGTGAGAAG TGTATCATTCTAAAGGAGAATAACTTCAAGCAGCCTGGGGAGAGATACCGTTCCTTTACACCAGACAG GAAAGAGCGCTTCATTCGTCGTTGGGTCGAGGCCTTGACTGACACAAGGATAACCTACGAAATCCGCAGCATTTGGATCTCATATTGGTCTCAG GCTGACAAGTCTCTTGGTCAGAAGCTTGCTTCTCACCTCAACATGAGGCCAACCATGTGA